The genomic stretch CCAAACATTTCTCCATACGCTCAACCTGGAGTGGTTCCTCAACCTTACAGACCCGTCGACACTACTGAAACAACTTCTTTCACACATCAGAGACTCAGTTCCAGACCTTGTTCACGAGACCGATGTGTATGGGCGCACCTTCTTTCACCGCGCCCATTCCCTCGTTCGGGACCCGGAAGCCCTTGCCAACCTCTTCTCTCCGTTCAACTCTCTTCGGGCAGCCCGCCGTGATGCCTTCGGCTTCAATCCTCTTGGCAGCGGCATCACGGGCGACCAAGGCCCATATATTCccccaagaagaggaaataACCTTTCACCTCAAGTTGAATACCTTTCCAGTTCCGCTGGTCCTTCACGCGGTCATTCTGCCTCTCCTAGCGACAACGACTCGTTCTTAGCCTATCATGCTCGTCTTGTCGAAGTCATCCAGTCATCCTACAACAACCCACAGGTGGAGGACGCTGAAGGCCGTAACGGATTACACTGTCTTGCAGAGGCTATTCTCAACCAGCAGTCCATGAACCGCCATGTCTCTTCTTCTGTCGGCGCCCCTTCCATCCACCAGCGACCCAGTCTCAAACGAAAACTAGACTCTTCCAAAGAGTCAATCACTTCTTTTCCATCACCttcgccttcctccaccgCTTCTGCTTCGACCGTCTCGAACGAATCTACCCTCACGACTCGACTTCGCCATCTCACTGGCCTTCTCCACCACTCACACGTCGATGTCAACGCCTATGACAAGTCAGGCAACACACCTCTTATGGCTTTCATCACACATATTCCAGACGACCAGGACGACAAATCAAAGACATTACTCGCCATTCTTGAAACTATCATTCGAGCAAAGGGGTGCAAGATCGAGGCTAGGAACAGAAGGGGCGAGACAGCCTTGTTGGTGGCGGCTAGGCTGGGCAGGAAGGTAGCACTAACAACACTGCTGGAACATGGAGCCAATGTTCACGCCCGAGatgtggatgggaggggggtgttggaggtggtggatgaagTTTGCAAGGcggctgggaggggagatAGAGGGAAGGGTACTGGCAAGGGGGACATAAGCCTGTATGCCAGGGCGGAGGCTTGCAGGGTTCTGTtgactgggaggagggattggggtgttgttggaagGCCTGGGGTagggagggagtggagggtGTAACTACAGTATGGCTTTGGTTATAAGGATGAGATGGGTAGAGGGTTTCAGAGGCCGGATGTAGAGTCGGTCCAGACTCGATCCAGACTCGATCCAAAAGGCTCCAGTGCAAGTTGGGGCCTGTATCAAGATATCACCAAAGAGGAAAGTAACTGTATATAGACCTCTAAACTTAGCCGCTTCAACATATTTAGACCTACGGCATGTACATAGGAAGTTTTAGGACATTGACGATTCCCATGGCCTCTTTATTCTAATGAGGGAGGCCCCATGACCCCTGTTTCCGAATCCCGAAAAAGTCATGAAGAGTAGACCAGTCCGCCATCACCCTGTATGTTAGCTAGGTCTTAGGCCAGTAGTCAGTAGCCTATTCAGAATATCAATTGTAGCTTCATTCTTTTCATGATGTGCTGACTGTGACGTCGCAGAGGGGGACTAGTAGGTTGTTTGAGGACAcgatggggggttgttgatagGATCTGGCCTCGGGCGCTTGGGGGGGTAGAAGTCCTTGACAGGGTTCTGAGAAGACTGGAAGAAGGATGCGAGAAGGGCTTTGAATGGTTCATGAGGTTAAGAATGAGTGGGGCAAGCCGTGTTGGGACTGCGTAAGTTACAGGAGTGATTGAAGAATGTGAAAACATATCAAcaaatattaataaatatcAATATTTCAGTGCGATCATAATAGAACACCAACGAAGTCGACGATAGGTACAGTCATGGTTGTCTGTAAACTAGGCATGTTTCTCCTCgcacaacctcaacaccaacacagTTGGCGACGACGCCGGCTATTTTCAGCGCGCACTCAGTGCTCACGCAAGTATTTTAGTCTCTAGTTGCTGCGTCATGGGACCAAATGACCACACGACGAGCCACCATATTCTTTGGCCTGtgatcctcccccccttccccccaggTAAGTAGAGTCCACAGCCTTTCTCCTGCAATTCAGCTACCTAACTTCTTCCCAAGTTCATCATAGACGCAGCCCTTTCGTGTCCATGACGGAGGTGAAGTGGGGAATGCCAGAGTAGCGTGTACCGTCGTCTACAAAGTCCTGGTTCGCCCTCGACGACTCAAACACACCATCTTCGACCTTACATTGCCACCCCATAGGAAACAGCAATTATCTTTCCCACTTCCCAGCTACGTACTCAGCTACCTCACTCTTCCCACCTCCCGTTTTCGGCCCAGAGCCACCTCCCAACCACAGGTCATCCTCCCAACAGCAATATGTCATTACCGAGGTAGttaacccccctctcccctctttccacccacccaccatcccaagactaacctccccatccccagatcccactcaccacccccatcgaCACCGCAAACCTCACCCGCCAatgcctcctctccacccacTGCagcccaaccaccacctgcctCTGCGCCAAACTCGGCCACCCCTGCAACCCACAGTGCAActgccacccctccccaccccaacagcaacccccaacctGCAAtaacccccttttcccccggAAAGCCCCTCGATACCATCATCGCCCGGGGTATTCAGCGatgtcgacgacaacaacagcaataAAATCCACCCCAACGCCTGCTTCGCCAcctacctcctccgcaaccgcacctcccccgccgtcACCTCCatgacaccctcctccctcttccggaccctcctccaaaaactccGCCCATTCATCGATAGGTTTGAGATGGACGGGCAAATCTTGGACGAAGACGGGAAAAGCCTGACCCAATGGCTCCGCGACTTTGAACAAGTCATGAAACTACCAGAGGACAAACCCTGAAAGCAAGAGGTCGCGAAGCGAATTGCTGTTGGTGGGTGCCGCAGAATGAAAGCACTGCCCAGAGATGATGTCCACCTCGGGTCTCAGGTGAGTTTTATTCCATTTTGTCTCAAGAGCTGGGAAAGCATGCTTGAGATTTGGCACTGTCCAGAGTGCGGCGAGTGCAACAGGCTCAAGGCGTGGCATTGCGGGAGGTGCGAGATGTGCAGGGAGTACGACATGGTTCCCAGCGGGGGCTGTGGAGGTGTGTCCAATTTTTTTGTGAATCAGATGAAGCAgagtggaggaggaatgGGAGGGGGCTCGGACTGGTCATGATGCGAGCGAGAAGAATTTGTGATACAAAAGGTGCAATAACATGCTTGATGTTTATTTTCCAACCCACACACACTCTTCGTAAACACAGCTAGGTAGACACATCCAAAATGATTAAACACcgttccttcttctcccgccCTGCTTGCTCTTCGCAATGTGATTCGTCAACGCCTTCTTCGTCTCGACCAAACTCCTCTTGTTCTTGGCCCTCGCCTTGCCAATCGTCATCAAGAaattcttcttcctcgccttctccttgttggtCGTGCTCttgccctcggcctccttcttgctcttcctgATGGCCTGAGTAGATTTGTGTTCCTCCCTGCCTGGCTTGCCATCTCTCGCCAGagccaccctctcctccttggtcgACTTCTTGCCCAACATGGCCGGAAGCTCGATATCCTCAGCTGTAACCCCGTCTTCAATGTGCTTCTCGATAAGCTCCTTCTTGCGCTTGGACTGCGTCGTGCCCAGCATCTTGTCAAGCTTGGCCTCCCGACGAAGTTCCTGGAGCTTGGCCAAATCAGCCGGCGTCAAAATGGTCGTCGTGGCAAGCTTCGTTATCCTTTCCGCCTCAGCCGCCGGGTCTTCCTTTTCCACAAGGTCGGGCgcctcatcgtcatcgtcatcatcaccgcccttgctcttcctcgccttcttcttggcaggcccgtcatcttcctcgtcactGCTGACGTCGATCCACCCGCCCGAGGATTCGCTGTCCGTAGAACCAATCTCCCACTCGTCAGAGTTGAacccgtcatcctcctcatcgtcgtccttcttcgccttcttctcgccgttctcatcctcttctgcctcttcggcggccttcttcttcttttgctcctcctTGTACCGGGCCAACAACTCCAGACCCTCGAtaccgccttcttcttcctcgccgaaCCTGCGCAGCTTGATCTCGCCTGATCTCAAGCCCATGGTGGCTTGCTTGCCGCGGAACTTCTTTTGCAGCAACTCGGGGTAGACCTCTCTGTAGAGTGACTGCAAACCCTTGGCAGCCATAACAACACCCTTATCCTTGCTCTTTTGGTACATGACCAGATCCTGGAGGAGGGTCTCGTTCATGCACAGCGGTTGGCGCATGGCCACCTCCCTGATGGAATTGATACCTGCCGCGCACACCTCAACTGCTGAAGCTTCCGAGACAAACTCGTTGGCGATCTTCACAATCAATGGCTCAATGGCATCGGGTGGGACGAGGTTGTGTGTTGCCTGGGCCAGGGAAGCCAGGAAAGAGGTGACGTTGGCCTGTTTGGGTGACAGGTACTTGACGAACCAGGAGTAGAGCGAGATGATGGTCAGCTTGTGCAGACCGACCAAACGGGTCACAAGCTGGAGGACAAGAAGCTTGTTCTCGAGAGAGAACTTGTTCTTGGTGTTCTGGAGGTGCTTCTGGAAGAGCTTCTCGGCGAAGCCCTGAGGGTCGTGGATAAGATGGAGCGCCGAGAAGTTAAGGGGATGTGGTGcatgcttcttcttttcttgccTAATGTTGTTGTGTTAGCCACTACCTTGCTTCGGGTCTCTTGTTTCGTCAACACGTACTTTTTGATCTTTTCGATCGCCTTCTCATACTGCTTCGACCTtttcttggtcttcttgttGATCGTCCCCTGATGCTTGACCTTCTTAagatcaacatcatcatcactggcatcatcttccaacgcctcctctctctccttgtcACCGCCCAGAAAGAATctcacaccacccaccacaaccttCTCATTGTCGCTCAAGCAGGCCTCCTTCATGACATCGACCGGTCGCGCATCGTTCCAGACCTGTCTTCTCCACAATTCCCTCGTGATACGGCAAGCCCACATTCCCTTGGTCGAAGTCCTGTCAGACGTGACCAAATTGTGCAGCACCGTCTGAATCGTCCGGTTCAACTTGTGATTCgtggtcttgttgtttgCCTCCCTCAAATCGCTGATAATCTTGGTGTACAGCAGAGATCGGAGCGTCTTGCTTGGTGTGTTGATCAAAATAGGAAATAGCGTCGTCAGCAGGCTCGTCGAGTCGATCAcatccttcctcttcagcaGCACCAAGCTGCCCACAATCTTCTCCCTGAGCTCCTTGTCGAGAACGGCATGGTGCTGGTTGAGCAACTCCTTCAGATGATCCGGAAATGGGGCGGTAATCTCGGGGTAGAGGTTCGCGACGTGCGCGACAAGATCGACCAAGTCGTGGAACTTCTTGACGTCCTCACTAGAAGCCgtggcgggagaggagacAAAAATCTGGCGCTGGGCGTCGTAGGCGAGCCATTGGTCGTAAAATTCCTGCGCATAAGACCTGTCGATTGCGAAAGCTTCTAGTTAGCGATCAATTGGCGAAAGAGGGTTGGAAATGCGGCACACCTGGGATCTCTGCGGATCTTGTATTGCAAACTGACCAGGTCAGCCTCGACCTTTTCGAGCGCGGCAACCTTTCTTTTCGGCATCTTTTCCCAAGGCGACAGCGGCGGTGCTGGCGATTGATGGGCGGTTGGATTGGGTGTATTGGACGGTGGTTGTTGACTGTCAGTCTAGATTTTTTTACTTTGTTGCTGGCAGACCAGGACTGCGATAAGGCTTATCGGCTACTTTTCAGTGGGGCTTCCCCAAGCTGGTGCGGGGCCACTCTGCAGGCGTTCATCCAATGATTCAGGAACCCCCCATCCTTAAATCCAGTGAGTGCAAGCTCTCCATAAACAGTACCTTCAAGTCACATGAGAACAAGACGGAACAAGAATTAGATGATATGCAAATTAACGGAGTTGAGGCACATATACCTAGTGTATAGTGCATTCAGTTACATTGGTCCTTATCCCTCGCTATCtcgcaaaaaaaaaaaaaaaaaaaaaacctctACCGAATGTTTTCATCCGTAGTACGCTCATCCAGCTCTTTGCTTTCTTTCCTCACATGTAGAGCTCCCAAATGGTCTCTCAAGgaacctccccatcatcaatcgTCATACACCCAGTCATTCTTCCAagcgaaaaaaaagaaatacaTCGCATGTCGCCGTTTTGGCCTGTGTAAGGATGACGTCCTTGCAATAAAGCCCAAGACCTTGTGCCAAAAGGAAAACCCAAGGGTAACCCCGCCCGCTCGCTCCAAATGCCCTTGATGAgctctcatcaacctcaaaaCGAATAAAAGAATATACGGAAGACCCAGAAAGGATATGcacaaaaaaaagtaatCCCAAGAGCTCAGGCAGCAATCAAGCGCTTCTACAAGCCGACACccaacatctccaacctGGATGCGATACAATCCAACTTGGAGGTAAGCCGTTGTATCCTTGCGACAGCCCTGTCCGCAACCGCTTCATCCTCGGTAGTGTTCACCAGTTCGTACCGGCTGAGTGCCTTCTCGGGTTCAATGCCACTGAAGGTGTCCAGTTCAGACACGGACTGGGAGAGGGCCTCGACGTCAAGTTCAACTGGGCTTGTCATTGACTCGGTAGGAGCAGGAGAGTCGTGGTAGAGGACGAAATCGGGGTTATTCTCAAACTCCTCATTGATGGGAGCGGGCTcttgcttcttggcctcggcgaGGGTCGGTGCCTGCTCGATGACGGGCATGTCTTTGTCATCATCGTCCGAATCGAACTGTTGACCAACAAAGTTGCTGGTCTTGCCAGAGAGAAGGTTGGCATCAAAGATGGGCTCGGGGGTCTCGAGGACAGCAAAGACCTGGGGCTGGTATGAGAAGCCATCGCTGGGCTCCATGTTTACCAACGAGGAGAAGTCAACCTGGTCAGGAACCATGGCAAGACCGATTTGCTGGTTGTGGAGCTGTTGTTGAGCGGCATATGGGTTGATGTCCTTGGGCAACTGGCGCTGCTGCTCTGGTTGGGAGGTCTGCTGAGGCTGAGACTGGGGAAGCATCTGAGGATTTGCGCTCAACTGGTTGAGGAAAtcagagaaggagggagagccAAGAAGCATCCGTGTGAGGTCGGTGAGACGCTTGTTCTCATCAATCAGGGCGCGGTTCTGGGCACGAAGATCGCCGTTCTCGGTGACCTTGTTGGCGATTTCACTTTCAAGCTGGGTGATGTATTCTGTGAGGGTGTTAGTGATATGCTCATGATGAACAACACGTTGATGCACTTACCCTTTCTCCTGGATCTGAAAGCACGGGCGGACACCTTATTTCTGAGCTGTCGTCTTTCCTTGCTGCTAAGCTTCTTGCCCTCTTCACTTGCGAGCAgcctctcatcctcatccatgtcgtcctcgtccttcttTGGGCGGGGGATGTTGAGGACGGTATTGTTCTGGGAGGGCTCCTCTGAGGTCTTGGCGCGCATAGAGTTAAGAAGCTGAGTAATCTTCTGCTCGACAATAGGGTCGCTGGCCTGCGGTGACTTGGCCTTCTGTGCGGActtgttttgttgctgttgaacCTGCGCACGCTGtctttgctgttgctgttgctgttgttgttgctgctgctgctgctgcttggccAAGGCTGCCTGTTGGTGCATGCCGGGCCAAACGCGACCGGGCTGGAACACCtgaggcggcggcgaggacaGCCCGGATGGCTCCTGTGGACCGATGTTGCTCGGGTTGATGGTGGACTCGTAGAAGAAGGTCGGATCCGACGAGGGCGAGTCGAAGTCCATGGTGTCCAACTCGGGCGACGTCATCGACCCCTGCGACGGCGCCGTGTTAAAATCGAACAACTCATCGTTGGTGCCCATGTTGAGATAATCAAAACTCCCGAATCCGGTGTTGTATCCTTGAAGATGGGCGTTGGGCTGGTTGAGCGAAAAGGTTGTTGCGATGGCTCCGGGAACAATACCGGTTTGTTGTTTGTAGAGGTCGTACTGGTGGCTGGGCCCGCTTAGCGTCTGGTTGGTCTGGAGCAGGGTGTTTGCCGTTGTTGTCTCGGCCTTGATCGGTCGCGCAAACACGCCCTTGTTCGAGCCGGCAGGTGAAAGAGAGGGAGACTGGtagaggttgttggtgtcgTAGTCGGAAAAGTCGACAAAAGAATCGAGGGTATCAATCAACCCAGGCTGCGTCGCAGCCGGGCTCGTTGACATAGGCCCTGACATAGCTTGCCCCCCAGGGGAAATAGGACTGCAGTGATCAGGTCAGGAGTGACTGATCAGTAGGTCAGGGAGGTAGGTGTTTTCGGCGTCGACGTGTTCGTTGTCGTCGAGAGTTGCGTGGTTTCGTGGATTTGTAGCAGGCAGGTGGTTTGTTGTAGTTTTCAAAGGGGCAGCCGGagcaggtgttggagggaaggggtgcgggttgtgggagttggggggatTTTCAGTCTATGGGTGCCTGGGAAGGCCAGCGGTTTGGGCAGTGGCCGGGGCGCTTGGCATCCCGTTGCAGGGAGTGGGTCTGGTTGGACGAACCAATGCAGGCTGACAGGGATTGTGTCGCTCTGTGAGGGGGGGGACGCGTAATCCAATGCCCAGAGCACCCCTCGCCCAATTGGAGGAGCAGCCCTGCTAACAGCCGGTACCTTGTTTCCCACCGTTTTCTGCTGTGCTCTTTGAGTACCTCGGCCAAATTCCTTCTAGTCTTCTCCCCTGCGGCTGCGGTCTGAGGGTGACGAAGCCGACTGCTCCTTTGGGAAGAAGGACAGCTTGCTGACGGTGTGCAAAAGGCCCCAAAATTGATGCCTTGACGACTCGCTGCACAAGTTGACGTTGACAGCACCTTTGTGACGACTACCTCGGTGCGGGGAAGCTGCTTGAGCCTCTTGACTCTGTCTCTATCTTCTTCATTCTCATTCTCATTCCCGGTTCATTGCTCAATTGTGCGGACGGGAGGCAGTTCTCGGCGGATGGACGGACATGTCGGACACAATGGGGTCAAAACACCAGAAAACAGCGGGTCGCCATCCGGGCAGTGCAGATATCAACTCAGAAATTGTGCAATCCTGTTGGTCAACAAGCATCTGCACAGCCTCCTAGCTTCTTTGCTACCCATTCGCTCTTGGTACTGATATTCGTGTTGGGGAGAGCATTCTGAAACTTTGACAGCATGACTAACATGTGCATCCCACCCAAACTAGCAGAGGATCCTCCACTGGCTGGGACTTATTAGACGTGATACTCTCCGCGCTCGCAACCCCTGATAATTCCGAGCTGTTGAAATGGCACAAGAACCTCGATGGCCCCGTTTGTAAAACAAAACGTCCAATGTGGAGTTTCATGCAACAACCGCCGGCCCCATCGCCCCGTTGGGCTCCATTCTCTCCCTACAGTATGTAGAAGACTCTTTACTTGCGAAGCCAGCTGATAGCTGATGGACTATCAG from Podospora pseudopauciseta strain CBS 411.78 chromosome 3, whole genome shotgun sequence encodes the following:
- the SDA1 gene encoding Severe Depolymerization of Actin (COG:U; EggNog:ENOG503NWY1; BUSCO:EOG09260TLW), giving the protein MPKRKVAALEKVEADLVSLQYKIRRDPRSYAQEFYDQWLAYDAQRQIFVSSPATASSEDVKKFHDLVDLVAHVANLYPEITAPFPDHLKELLNQHHAVLDKELREKIVGSLVLLKRKDVIDSTSLLTTLFPILINTPSKTLRSLLYTKIISDLREANNKTTNHKLNRTIQTVLHNLVTSDRTSTKGMWACRITRELWRRQVWNDARPVDVMKEACLSDNEKVVVGGVRFFLGGDKEREEALEDDASDDDVDLKKVKHQGTINKKTKKRSKQYEKAIEKIKKQEKKKHAPHPLNFSALHLIHDPQGFAEKLFQKHLQNTKNKFSLENKLLVLQLVTRLVGLHKLTIISLYSWFVKYLSPKQANVTSFLASLAQATHNLVPPDAIEPLIVKIANEFVSEASAVEVCAAGINSIREVAMRQPLCMNETLLQDLVMYQKSKDKGVVMAAKGLQSLYREVYPELLQKKFRGKQATMGLRSGEIKLRRFGEEEEGGIEGLELLARYKEEQKKKKAAEEAEEDENGEKKAKKDDDEEDDGFNSDEWEIGSTDSESSGGWIDVSSDEEDDGPAKKKARKSKGGDDDDDDEAPDLVEKEDPAAEAERITKLATTTILTPADLAKLQELRREAKLDKMLGTTQSKRKKELIEKHIEDGVTAEDIELPAMLGKKSTKEERVALARDGKPGREEHKSTQAIRKSKKEAEGKSTTNKEKARKKNFLMTIGKARAKNKRSLVETKKALTNHIAKSKQGGRRRNGV
- a CDS encoding hypothetical protein (COG:A; EggNog:ENOG503NVSQ), coding for MSGPMSTSPAATQPGLIDTLDSFVDFSDYDTNNLYQSPSLSPAGSNKGVFARPIKAETTTANTLLQTNQTLSGPSHQYDLYKQQTGIVPGAIATTFSLNQPNAHLQGYNTGFGSFDYLNMGTNDELFDFNTAPSQGSMTSPELDTMDFDSPSSDPTFFYESTINPSNIGPQEPSGLSSPPPQVFQPGRVWPGMHQQAALAKQQQQQQQQQQQQQQRQRAQVQQQQNKSAQKAKSPQASDPIVEQKITQLLNSMRAKTSEEPSQNNTVLNIPRPKKDEDDMDEDERLLASEEGKKLSSKERRQLRNKVSARAFRSRRKEYITQLESEIANKVTENGDLRAQNRALIDENKRLTDLTRMLLGSPSFSDFLNQLSANPQMLPQSQPQQTSQPEQQRQLPKDINPYAAQQQLHNQQIGLAMVPDQVDFSSLVNMEPSDGFSYQPQVFAVLETPEPIFDANLLSGKTSNFVGQQFDSDDDDKDMPVIEQAPTLAEAKKQEPAPINEEFENNPDFVLYHDSPAPTESMTSPVELDVEALSQSVSELDTFSGIEPEKALSRYELVNTTEDEAVADRAVARIQRLTSKLDCIASRLEMLGVGL